GGCAGGGAGCTCGACGACCCGGCTTTGCGGCCATTCTTCGCAGCGGCGGAACGCCTTGGCGCAACGCTCTACGTCCACCCCCTCGACGGGGGCGAACACGTGATTAGAAGGTCCGGATCGCCGTACGACTTCGGTATCGGCATGCTGACCGACACGGCGATCGCGGCGACGGCACTGGTCTTCGGTGGCGTGCTCGAGGAGCATCCCACGCTGCGGATCGTGCTGGCCCACGGATGCGGTAGCTACGCCTGGACATATCCACGCACACGCACATGGGCTCAGTTCTCGGGAGCCGATCCCAGTCGGCTCGATGCACTCACGCGAATGCTCTGGGTCGACTCGCTGGTCTTCGACGGCGACCACCTGCCTCTGCTGGTGCGTCGCTTCGGCGCCGATCACGTCATGGTGGGTACCGACTACCCCTTCATACCCGGCCAACTACGCGCCGCACCCGCATTGGTTCGTGATGCCGCGGACGACGGCCTGATCCGCCACGAAGTGGCCGATGGCATCCTCTCCGGCAACGCCGAGACGCTACTCCATCGCTGCCACTAATCCGCAGAAACCACGTCCACACCGACCAGGTCCGAATATTGTAGACGACAATCGTTGCGTGGCAGTGGTTTCAGCGCATCTGCGAGTTGACCGACGGAAACAAGCATCATGCGCCGTCGGCTTGCCCGTCCCAGCGCCATAGCGCACGACGTGCGGTGCACTTCGCCGTCTAGCAATCAACGCGGCGGTGACGAATCGATCTACTCAGCGTCGACCGTCGATGCTGACGCCACGTTTCAGGAACATCTAGGCCCTCCGATTCGCCGGGTCAAATCACGACATAGACGCTGTCGCCGTCGATCTCGACTGGATAGGACTTAAGCGCGACGGTCGCCGGAAGGCACAGCGCTTCGCCGGTGGCTACGTTGAAGCGCGCCATGTGCAAAGGACAGATGATCTCGTTGCCCTCGAGGTCGCCGTCCGTGCCTAGTGACCACTTCTCGTGCGTGCATGTATCAGACGTCGCGTGGAAGGCGCCATCGTCAGTGCGGTGCAGAGCGATGGCCCGATCCCCCGACACCGTCATGGAGCAGCCCTTGGCCAAGTCCTCCACGGAACAAGCCAGAATGCGTTCCATCACTGAATCTCCTTCATTCGCGGCCTTGCTGTGGTGTTTCGAGCCCCCACACCGCAGCTTTCATTCACGGGGTAATCCCTTCGGCGGGAGCGCAAACGGTGCCGGTCATCATCGGCCTGATCTTGGTGACGGTATCTACGATGCGACCGAACCCGAGAGAGCACGCGCGATGATCAAACGCTGTATCTCGCCAGATCCTTCGAAGATGTCCAAGATCTTCAGATCGCGGTACCACTTCTCCAACAAGAGACTCTCACCAGTCGCCTCCGGGCCGAGTAATTGGAGGCATCGCAACACGATTCGCTCACAGCTCTCAGGTATGTACGCCTTGGCAGCGGCAGCGGCTGTACGGTCGTTGACGCCGGAGTCGAGCAGAGACTGCGCACTACGGGCCACTAGGCGGCCTCGCTCCAGAGTCGCGTTCATCGCCGCAAGCTCCTTGGTGACCGCCCCCCACCGCTGCGTGGTGAATTCCGCTTCTTGGTCGTTGAGAATCTCAGCGGTGACGTCAATCGCCGCTTGCGCCGTGCCGATGGCCATGGCGGCGATGTTAGGGCGGTTCAGCGCCAGCGTCGCCAGCGCAGACGCCTGGCCGCGCAGCGTCGGAGCAAGCTCGCCGTCCTTCCACCCCAAAGCGTGGTCTACCGGGATGCGGCAATCGTCCAGGGAAAGGGCGGTCGTAGGCCACGCGCGAAGGCCGAGTTTATCCTCGTTCGCCTTGGTTACCACCAGCCCAGGTGTTCCGCCCTCGACGATGAAGGCGCGAATACCCCTGCCGCCGGCTGACTTGTCGATGGTCGCGAACACGACGATGTAATCTGCTACCGACCCGTACGAACAGTAGATCTTCGAGCCGTTCAAAATCCATTCGTCGCCCTCGCGCACCGCAGTGGTGGCCACCAGGCTCGTGTCGGATCCGAAATGCGGTTCAGTCAAGGCGAATCCGGTGATCCACCCATTGGGTTCGACCGGGTCATACCAGCGCTCAATCTGTTCCTCGGTGCCCACGCTCTTGACGACTAGGTGGCCGATTCCGTTCGCGATTCCGTAGAGACCCCACATGTCTCCGTACGAGATCGCTTCGTAGTAGGCAAGTCGGGTCACCCAGTATCCGTCACCGAAGTCCGGAACAGGCTCACGTCCCGGCAGACCCAAGGGGACCGTGGAGGCCTCCAAGATCTTCGGCCACTCCTCTGGGAAGCCATGATTGCGGTCGACCTCGCGAGCGTAGGGTCGGCATTGTTTGACTGACCAGTCCCGCAATGCTGTTGCATAGTCTTGCAATTCGCGGCTTGTCTGCATGGGCACGATAGCTTTCCGTTCTGTCTACAGGGCTGGTTCGAAGGTCGTGATCAGCGGGTCGGAGTCGAGTGTCGACAGCGTTGCCGCGGCGCGGTACCACAGTTCTGCCGGGTGATCGGTGATGAAACCGTGGCCGCCGAGCGTCTGGACGGCCGTCCGGGTCGCGCGGTTGGCGACGTCGCTGGCATAGGCGACCGCACGGCTGATCGATGACGACTGGTCCGCGGCGCCACCGCTATCGCCGGTGTCGAGCGCGACGGCGAGTTCGCCGATTTCCAAGCGGGAAGCGTCTATCCGCATCCGAGCCTCTGCCAGCGGAAAGGAAACGCCCTGAAAAGTCGAGATGGGTTGCCCGAAGGCAATCCGCTCGTCGGCATATCGTGCGGCATAGCTCAGCGCGCGCTCGGCAAGGCCGATCGCCGTGGCTGCCGCTGATAGTCGAATGATCCCGATCGAGAGCAAGATGTCGTCGGCGTCAGCGGCTGTGCCCACGGCCCGATCAGAAGGCAGCGTGACGTCGAACGACACTGTGCCCCACGCTGCAGCTTTCAAACCCAGTGTCGGGCCATAGGGTTCGATGACGACACCCTCGGCGTTGGCGTCCACAACGGCTGCCCGCAGACCGCCGGTGTGGGAATCGACACCGATCACGACGAAGTACTCTGCCGTCGAGGCGAAGGGGACGCCGACCTTGCGGCCTGACACTCGGATCGAACCCGGGTCGGTGTCGATGGACGTGGTGAACTCCGCTCCCCCCCGACCGCGCGGTTCGTAGAGAGCCACGGCAGCCCGCGCGGAGGCGTCGCCGGTGAGCCGCCGGACCGCGGCTACATGGTCGCTGCCGCCGTGTCGAGCCAGTAGCAAAGCTGCATGGCCGGTGACGATCGCTGCAGATGCAATCGCGGCGTCGCCGTACGCTAGGTTCTCGACCGCTACCAGCCAGGTGGCGGCGTCCCCGATGCCGACGCCGCCTAGCTCTTCGGGCACGGGAACGGTCAACCCGCTATCGAAGAGTTGCTGCCACAAATGCGTTGGTATGAAACCGGATTCGTCAGCCTGCCGAGCTGATGGCCATACCGCGTCCATACCGATGCCGCGCGCCAATTCGGCGACGTCACGTTGCTCTTCGGCGAGATTGGCGTTCCTCATACTTTCCTCCGGTTCATCAGGTGGTTACTAGGTCTCCTGGTCGCAAGGCGTCACCCACGCGGAGCGGGGCTTCCCGGGCGCGGGTAAAGATCGAGCGGCCGTGGATTGTCGCGACGATGACTCCCCGGACCACCCGTGTGATGTTGCCGATCGCTCTGGGAAGGCCCGCGCAGTGTTTTACCGCGTCGATGCAGAGCGACCGGTGACACTGGTGGGTTCCACTGCACACGGACAATTCCGCTCGGCGAAATCGCCTCTGCGTGTCAATGGTAGACCGCGAACGCCTTGTTGGAATTGAAGATCTCGGTCTCTACGAAGTCACTCCACGTGAGCTTCATGTCCAGCGCATCCATCGCTCCCAAGAGACAGAACCAGTTGAGCATCTCGTGCTGCCCAGCTTCGACGATCTGCTTGCCAGTCACAGACTTCCAGGTGTCGAGGTCGCCCTCGGTGAGAGCCGCGTACAGCCTACGATCCGACGCCATATCGGGTCTGATGTGCCAATCCTTGTCGTTGAGGAAGGCGTGCGACCAACTGGACGAGGCAATCATCGCCACCCGCAGGTCAGTGTTCTGGATCGACTGCGCGATGGCGCGGCCGAGCTCAAAACAGCGCAACGGGGACGGTCCTGGCGGATCCACCACCTCCGTACGGAGGATCTCAGCAAACTTCGCCATACCACCGCGTCGGGCAATCACGAGTTCGCCGTAGCAATTCACCGCAATAGGCAGGATGGGATACGGGAATTTGCGGCCGGCGTTTTCGTAGTCCAGAAAGGTCTGCGTGTTGGCAAACGAATGCGGAAAGTGAATGCCCTGACGGGGTTGATAGGAGTATGCACAGTCGAAGCCGGCGGCGAGGACGTCGGACACGACGCCCTTCGCGACCGCTTGTGCGCCTCGCATGGTGTAGGTGGTGTCATCCGGCAGATTCCAGATGTTCGGCGCCCCAAAGCGTCGTAGTACGCCGAATGGTTCGACCTGGGTATCCGGGTAGGCAAGAACACAAAATGGAGGAACGACCTCTTCGCGGAAATTCTCATACTGGTCGTCACCCCAGACCAACACGACATCAGGCTCGAACTCGTCGAGCTCACGACGACAGATGCGTAGTGCCTCCAAGAGTGCGGCACGGTGATCCGCGGCTGCCGCCAGCCCGAAGTCATCGGACCACTCGCGGCGGCCGAGCTCCGGCCAATTCGCCGGATCCTTGTGTTCCGCCGGGATATCGGGATCGGACAACGTGCCGCGTAAGAGCATCGACATCTGCGCGTTGGGGCTCAGCAACATCGGGTAGTGCGTCATTCCTAGACCAAGAATTGATGCCATGATTCGACCTCCCCCGGCGTTAGAGCTGGCCCGCCAGGAATTCGCGCACTGCCGTCACGAAACGCTGGTGCTGTTCGATCTGAGTCCAGTGCCCGCACTTGCCGATCCCGTAAAGCCGGGCATTGGCCAGGTGTTCGAAGAACCACAGCGCCGAGTCGAAGGTCACGAACCGGTCTTCACGGCCGTGCACGATCAGCACGTCATGGGTGATCGCAGCGACGTCGTCGGGCGTCAGCGACCACGGGTCGGAAGCATTGAGACCGGCGAACGTGGCGACGTGGGATCGGGCCACATCCGGCCGTGACACGTGGGCCATCCGGCGTTCCGCCACTTGTCGTAGCTCGCTTCCGAACAGAGAGGGGTCGTAGACGAACGCCTCGAGCAGCGCAGTCATCGCCTCGGTGCTGGGCTTCTCGTAGAACCCGGCGAGCGCCGGAATCGACGGACCGGCAGGAATCGGTGCGCCGCCCGACCCCATGAGCACGATTTTGTCGAGTCGATCGGGAACCCGTCGAGCAAGCTCCAGCGACCAGATTCCTCCCATCGAATTACCCACGGGAGTAACACGTTCCAAGCCAAGCACGTCCAGCAACGCGATGAGGCTGTCGACCCGTGCAGTCGTGAATGCGGCCAAGCCCTGGGGCGGCGGATTCGGGTGCGTCGAGTCACCGAACCCAAGGACGTCGGGCGCCAAGCAGTAGTAGTCGTCGCTCAGGTCGCCCAGCACAGCCGACCAGTTGGACATGCCCGTCGCTCCGGGCCCGGACCCGTGCAGGAACAGCACCGCCGGGCGGGAAGGATCTCCCGCCTCGTTCAGCAGCAATTGATGGTCTCCAACGGTCACATTTCGGGTGGTCACCGTCTTCGCCGTAGTCGTCGTCATTTCAGACCTCCTCAACGAGGACGATCATCGGCCCCGGCAAGCTACGCGTCTAAGTGCGGTTCCGTTCGATGGAACGCTTGCCTCAACGCATACGGCGACCAATGGGCACCCGGGACTGCCCCAAGTTCAGTTGACGCGCGGGAGGTCAATATCAGACCGCGGTTGCTACGGGTGTGGAGCGTTTCGTCTCTATCGGGTTGAGCTACCCAAGGTGTACTGCCTGCACCCTCGATGGCAAGTCCGCGCGATCCACGTGACGATCGCCAGGCGCAACTCGCCTATCGACGAGGTCGTCGTGCACCGGCGGTCCGGACCTTGTGTTCAGTCCTCGCTGCTTGGCGAAGATCGACCAAATGCGCTCTTGAGAGCGGAGGAGTCGGGCCACCGTGTTCCCCACGGCGACGATCCGTGTGCGGGGAGCTAGGCAGCGATGAATCGGCACCCGAAAGCCGGGGCGTCGGCGTGGATTCCAGCGCGGCGTTGACTAGATGTGGGTCATCCCAATGGCGCTGTATCAGAGGATCTTTGCACCGCTTGCAGAACGCTTGGGCGGAGAACCGAAGCACCGGGCACGTCACCGTGACAAGCACGCCTTCGCCGGCAAGGTGACCGACCAGCGGGTGCACCTGTAACGGTGGCGGCTGGCCTGAAGCCGACTGGCAGTGTTGACGCTTGGTTCGGCTTGTGTGACCCCGGTACACCCGACCCGATCAGTGCGGAGTCTTCAAACTGACCTGTCCCCGGGAGGAACCGGCGACGACACCGTCCGCACGGATGGCTTGATCAGAAGCTTGTCCACCACCATCACTGATGGTGCGACCCGTTACAGCTGTGCTTCTGCGCGAACAGCATTCATCGGCGCCCCCAGAAAGGTAGCCGACAACAAACTGGGAGAGCTTTTCAATGCCAACCATCGCCGACCCCTGCGACTACGTCGTCGGAGTGGACACCCACGCGCAGCACACACCTACTGCGGGCTGCGCGCGAAATCAGGAGACGTGATCGTCACGGCGACCTTCCCGGCGTCAGCAGCAGGAACTAACCGGGGCGTTGGCCTGGGTCGCGCGGTGTACTGGCACTGTCGTTGCCACCGTCGAAGGCGCATGCTCCTACAGCTCGATCCTCGTGGCGGCACTGGCAGCTCGAGGCATACCCGTCGGCGAGACGCGCCCACAACCACGATCCGCACATGCCCACGCCGGGTGGCCGATCACCTCGACGCCGAGGCCGCCGCCCGCTGGGTACTGGTCAAGAAATGCTCGCAACCCGCTGACCGGCGCCCGGGGCTTGCAATCTTCGTCGTACTTCCTCGGCATGATGCGAACTACTTGCCCACGAAAGAGGATGAACATCAATCGGGGGCTGTTCAAGCGGCCACGTGACCGCCTTGAAGCCTCACGATTTCATCGTCGCCGGCGACCGACCCCACACGGAGGCCAGCCAGATGGCCCGCACTGCAGACATCGATTGCCCGGTCTGTTCCGGCGGGCACTTCGCGAGCCGGTCTTGGTACAGCATGTGCATCGTCATCTCGAGCAGGGCAGCCACGAGTCCTGGTACGTCTGGTGAGGCGGGGGACGCCAAGCCTTGCTCGCGGTCCTTGAGAACCTGTGCCGTCAGCACGTCGGCCAAGTGCTGATTGCGAGCGCGCCACATTGTGGCCAGCTGCTCGTCTTCGGGGATGGCCTGGACCGAGGCGATCAGGACGGCCGAGTGGGTGCGCCATTCTTCGGCGGTCGCCGCCTGTACACGGTCGAGGTACTGCTCGACGGTCTCGGTGTCGAAACGGACGAAGGACATGGCGCGTTCCTCGAACTCCGACCAGATGTCGGCTGCCAATACCGCCAGCGGGGCGAACTTCGAATCGAAGTAGAAGTAGTAGCCCGACCGGAGAACACCTGCTGCCGAGGCGATCTCGTTGACGGTGAGCTCGCCGATGGGGCGTGTCTCGAGTAGCTCGGCCAGTGTCGTCAAGATGACCTGACGTTGCCGCTCGCCCTTGCTTGGGGCGCGGCGATCACCGGCGACCGCGGCGGCCCCTTTGCCGGCCCGGCTCGGCTTACTTGACATGGCGCAAATTCTAGCTGGTGGGCGGTCCGCTACGGGACGTGGTTCACTTGCCGGTCGGTCAGCGTCAAACCCTCGAATGTCTTCTCGTGCCACCAGTTTTCGATCATGTCCCAGAAGTCGTTCTCGCTGCCCGTGTAGACGTCGTTGAAGAAGGCCTTTCCGATGTCGCCCTGGCCGTTGTAGTAGCCCGGCGTACAGCCCGCGAGGTAGAACTGGCGCGCCAAGCCGGAGTTGCGAGTGGCTTCAACCCACTCGTCCTGGGCGGCCTGGGTGGGCTCGATGGCTCCGACGTCGTGCCGGGCGGCGTGGGCGATCAAGCGTGCGGCGTGGCGGGCCTTTCGATCGAGCATGTAGGTGAAGTTCACGACGTAGGCGTTCTGGCTCAACCCCAGTTCTACGAAGTTG
The sequence above is drawn from the Mycolicibacterium neoaurum VKM Ac-1815D genome and encodes:
- a CDS encoding acyl-CoA dehydrogenase family protein yields the protein MRNANLAEEQRDVAELARGIGMDAVWPSARQADESGFIPTHLWQQLFDSGLTVPVPEELGGVGIGDAATWLVAVENLAYGDAAIASAAIVTGHAALLLARHGGSDHVAAVRRLTGDASARAAVALYEPRGRGGAEFTTSIDTDPGSIRVSGRKVGVPFASTAEYFVVIGVDSHTGGLRAAVVDANAEGVVIEPYGPTLGLKAAAWGTVSFDVTLPSDRAVGTAADADDILLSIGIIRLSAAATAIGLAERALSYAARYADERIAFGQPISTFQGVSFPLAEARMRIDASRLEIGELAVALDTGDSGGAADQSSSISRAVAYASDVANRATRTAVQTLGGHGFITDHPAELWYRAAATLSTLDSDPLITTFEPAL
- a CDS encoding DODA-type extradiol aromatic ring-opening family dioxygenase; this encodes MASILGLGMTHYPMLLSPNAQMSMLLRGTLSDPDIPAEHKDPANWPELGRREWSDDFGLAAAADHRAALLEALRICRRELDEFEPDVVLVWGDDQYENFREEVVPPFCVLAYPDTQVEPFGVLRRFGAPNIWNLPDDTTYTMRGAQAVAKGVVSDVLAAGFDCAYSYQPRQGIHFPHSFANTQTFLDYENAGRKFPYPILPIAVNCYGELVIARRGGMAKFAEILRTEVVDPPGPSPLRCFELGRAIAQSIQNTDLRVAMIASSSWSHAFLNDKDWHIRPDMASDRRLYAALTEGDLDTWKSVTGKQIVEAGQHEMLNWFCLLGAMDALDMKLTWSDFVETEIFNSNKAFAVYH
- a CDS encoding non-heme iron oxygenase ferredoxin subunit encodes the protein MERILACSVEDLAKGCSMTVSGDRAIALHRTDDGAFHATSDTCTHEKWSLGTDGDLEGNEIICPLHMARFNVATGEALCLPATVALKSYPVEIDGDSVYVVI
- a CDS encoding alpha/beta fold hydrolase, producing MLLNEAGDPSRPAVLFLHGSGPGATGMSNWSAVLGDLSDDYYCLAPDVLGFGDSTHPNPPPQGLAAFTTARVDSLIALLDVLGLERVTPVGNSMGGIWSLELARRVPDRLDKIVLMGSGGAPIPAGPSIPALAGFYEKPSTEAMTALLEAFVYDPSLFGSELRQVAERRMAHVSRPDVARSHVATFAGLNASDPWSLTPDDVAAITHDVLIVHGREDRFVTFDSALWFFEHLANARLYGIGKCGHWTQIEQHQRFVTAVREFLAGQL
- a CDS encoding acyl-CoA dehydrogenase family protein encodes the protein MQTSRELQDYATALRDWSVKQCRPYAREVDRNHGFPEEWPKILEASTVPLGLPGREPVPDFGDGYWVTRLAYYEAISYGDMWGLYGIANGIGHLVVKSVGTEEQIERWYDPVEPNGWITGFALTEPHFGSDTSLVATTAVREGDEWILNGSKIYCSYGSVADYIVVFATIDKSAGGRGIRAFIVEGGTPGLVVTKANEDKLGLRAWPTTALSLDDCRIPVDHALGWKDGELAPTLRGQASALATLALNRPNIAAMAIGTAQAAIDVTAEILNDQEAEFTTQRWGAVTKELAAMNATLERGRLVARSAQSLLDSGVNDRTAAAAAKAYIPESCERIVLRCLQLLGPEATGESLLLEKWYRDLKILDIFEGSGEIQRLIIARALSGSVAS
- a CDS encoding TetR/AcrR family transcriptional regulator, with amino-acid sequence MSSKPSRAGKGAAAVAGDRRAPSKGERQRQVILTTLAELLETRPIGELTVNEIASAAGVLRSGYYFYFDSKFAPLAVLAADIWSEFEERAMSFVRFDTETVEQYLDRVQAATAEEWRTHSAVLIASVQAIPEDEQLATMWRARNQHLADVLTAQVLKDREQGLASPASPDVPGLVAALLEMTMHMLYQDRLAKCPPEQTGQSMSAVRAIWLASVWGRSPATMKS